One window from the genome of Cyclobacterium amurskyense encodes:
- a CDS encoding TVP38/TMEM64 family protein translates to MSKRKTSKWPYIISFLFLGSLISLYFLNSSVHQFFNEAWEVLGSNDEQRISNWVNQFEFWGPLIIVAAMVVQMFMFIIPSFLLMVVTVLAYGPWLGSGIILIAIFTASSIGYGVGVNFGTPVIDRLLGEKTDKKITGFLEDYGFWAVIVTRLSPFLSNDAISIIAGMLRMGYWRFIGSTMLGILPLTAAIAILGENREEMKTGLIWLGAVSLVGFIIYVWWDKKRRNKN, encoded by the coding sequence ATGTCAAAAAGGAAAACATCTAAATGGCCCTATATAATTTCATTTTTATTTTTAGGAAGCTTAATCAGCTTGTATTTTCTCAATTCATCTGTCCATCAATTTTTCAACGAAGCCTGGGAGGTATTGGGAAGCAATGATGAACAAAGAATATCAAATTGGGTGAACCAGTTTGAGTTCTGGGGTCCATTAATAATTGTTGCAGCAATGGTGGTCCAAATGTTTATGTTTATCATTCCTTCTTTCCTGTTGATGGTCGTTACTGTTTTAGCCTACGGCCCTTGGTTAGGGTCAGGAATTATTCTTATAGCTATATTTACAGCTTCAAGCATAGGGTATGGGGTTGGAGTCAATTTTGGCACGCCAGTAATCGATCGTTTGCTAGGAGAAAAAACCGATAAAAAAATCACCGGCTTTTTAGAGGATTATGGTTTCTGGGCCGTTATTGTAACTAGGTTATCTCCTTTTCTCTCAAATGACGCCATCAGTATCATTGCAGGTATGCTTCGGATGGGCTATTGGAGATTTATAGGATCTACAATGCTAGGAATATTACCTTTAACAGCTGCAATAGCCATATTAGGAGAAAACAGAGAGGAGATGAAGACCGGTTTAATTTGGTTAGGGGCTGTGAGTTTGGTAGGATTTATCATATATGTTTGGTGGGATAAAAAAAGGAGAAATAAAAATTAA
- a CDS encoding pentapeptide repeat-containing protein, translated as MESESFQKETFDQVDYSENRMEGEAYEQCLFSNCNFFNSDLCRIEFMDCQFINCNFSMTSIIDAAFKNVAFQQCKLMGIDFSKCDDFLFSASFTGCTLDYSIFQAKNLKKAKFDHCSLKDVDFSNADLSFAIFDTCNLLQATFYNSILEKADFRTAINYSFDPAYNKIKKAKFSLEGLPGLLSKYNIEVNY; from the coding sequence ATGGAAAGTGAATCATTTCAAAAAGAAACATTTGATCAAGTCGATTATTCCGAAAACCGAATGGAAGGTGAAGCCTACGAACAATGCCTCTTCTCCAACTGTAATTTCTTTAATAGTGATCTTTGCAGGATAGAGTTTATGGATTGTCAATTTATTAATTGCAACTTTTCCATGACCAGTATTATAGATGCGGCTTTTAAAAATGTGGCATTTCAACAATGTAAATTAATGGGAATAGATTTCAGTAAATGTGATGACTTTTTATTTTCGGCTTCCTTTACGGGTTGCACTCTTGATTATTCCATTTTTCAAGCCAAGAACTTAAAGAAAGCCAAGTTTGACCACTGCTCATTAAAGGACGTTGACTTTTCTAATGCTGACCTAAGCTTTGCTATATTTGATACATGTAACCTACTTCAAGCCACATTTTATAACAGTATATTAGAAAAGGCTGATTTCAGGACAGCTATTAACTACAGTTTTGATCCGGCATACAACAAAATTAAAAAAGCTAAATTCTCCCTGGAAGGATTACCCGGTTTATTATCTAAATACAATATAGAAGTGAATTATTGA
- a CDS encoding TolC family protein, whose protein sequence is MNRNSYQYIVLILLVISSLTACKVEKASLENIKAPPSSYQGTQLEGDSTNLAMVQWRSFFADEHLNRLIEKGLENNQEVAKTLANIRIARAALSRAKMGQLPELNLTAGSSVRKFGDYTMDGVGNDDTNLSSTVPEDKRIPKPYTDFMIGAEFNWELDVWGKLNMRKKQALSEYMSSVEMGNLARTWLIAEIAKNYYNIIGLDEEIETLLANIAFQEQAFELGKSLKNAGKESQLSIDQFEALMLNSKGILVRKRRELKQAELNLSYLIGSYPENIQRESLSEVNVLPPALEIGLPSTLLTMRPDIRAAEQTLQANNLEVGIARTAFFPTFNLYGMAGYNAFEFSKLFLNPASTIYQLGGGLVAPVFNRSRIKAAYETAKARQKVALYDYEQTVLGGYLEVLGLVNEYQTLKEELSLKTDEVLVQRRSVDNANTMFKVGYADYLDVINSQSNSLASELDYIELKIQQLQSIVSLYRALGGGWEE, encoded by the coding sequence ATGAACAGAAATTCATACCAATATATCGTATTAATCCTCTTGGTGATAAGTAGCCTAACAGCCTGTAAGGTTGAAAAAGCCTCTTTGGAAAATATCAAGGCGCCACCATCAAGTTACCAAGGCACCCAACTAGAAGGGGACAGTACCAATTTAGCCATGGTACAATGGAGATCCTTTTTTGCTGATGAGCATCTAAATCGATTGATTGAAAAAGGCCTTGAAAACAATCAGGAAGTTGCTAAAACCCTGGCGAATATCAGGATCGCAAGAGCAGCTTTATCCCGAGCAAAAATGGGGCAATTGCCTGAACTCAATCTTACTGCCGGAAGTAGTGTTAGGAAATTCGGTGATTACACCATGGATGGTGTAGGTAATGATGACACCAACCTTTCTTCTACTGTTCCAGAAGATAAAAGAATTCCTAAACCATATACAGATTTTATGATTGGAGCTGAGTTCAACTGGGAATTAGACGTTTGGGGCAAATTAAATATGCGTAAAAAGCAGGCTTTGTCTGAATACATGTCTTCAGTAGAAATGGGTAACCTTGCCCGTACTTGGTTGATTGCAGAAATAGCTAAAAACTATTACAACATTATCGGATTGGATGAAGAAATTGAAACTTTATTGGCCAATATTGCTTTCCAAGAACAAGCTTTTGAACTAGGTAAAAGCCTAAAAAATGCCGGTAAAGAAAGTCAATTGTCTATCGATCAGTTTGAAGCCTTGATGTTGAATTCAAAAGGAATTCTTGTAAGAAAAAGAAGAGAATTGAAACAAGCAGAATTAAACCTTTCTTACCTTATTGGTTCTTACCCTGAAAATATTCAAAGGGAATCATTGTCAGAGGTCAATGTCTTGCCTCCAGCATTGGAGATAGGGCTACCATCTACCCTTCTAACCATGCGCCCAGATATAAGGGCAGCTGAGCAAACTTTGCAGGCAAATAACCTAGAAGTAGGTATTGCTCGAACGGCATTTTTCCCGACATTCAACCTTTATGGAATGGCCGGATACAATGCTTTTGAGTTTAGTAAACTGTTCTTAAATCCCGCATCTACAATATATCAACTTGGCGGAGGTTTGGTAGCTCCAGTATTCAATAGAAGCAGGATCAAAGCTGCCTATGAAACGGCCAAAGCCCGACAGAAGGTAGCTTTGTATGATTATGAACAAACTGTTTTGGGTGGATACCTGGAAGTTTTGGGTCTGGTTAATGAATACCAAACCTTGAAAGAGGAACTTTCATTAAAAACCGATGAGGTACTGGTCCAAAGAAGATCTGTGGATAATGCCAACACCATGTTTAAAGTAGGTTATGCAGATTATTTGGATGTGATCAATAGCCAATCCAATTCACTTGCCTCTGAGCTTGATTATATTGAATTGAAAATTCAGCAATTACAAAGTATAGTAAGCCTTTACAGAGCCTTAGGTGGTGGTTGGGAGGAGTAA